The following proteins are encoded in a genomic region of Thiomonas sp. X19:
- the trpC gene encoding indole-3-glycerol phosphate synthase TrpC, producing the protein MSDILQRILATKAREIAAARVSRPLSTLQAEARAQGPRRGFAAAMQARVAAGGAAVIAEVKKASPSKGVLRADFLPADIAASYASHGATCLSVLTDRDYFQGAPEYLVQARAACTLPVLRKDFIVDAYQVAESAAMGADCILLIAAALSDTQMQELEDCALTYGLDVLVEVHDRGELDRALSRRTPLIGVNNRNLRTFETRLETTLELLAAMPAGRLVVTESGILSPADAARMRAGGVHAFLVGEAFMRAPDPGRALANFFATREPA; encoded by the coding sequence ATGAGCGACATCCTGCAGCGCATCCTGGCGACCAAGGCTCGCGAAATCGCGGCAGCCCGCGTCTCGCGCCCCTTGTCCACGCTGCAGGCCGAGGCCCGCGCCCAGGGGCCGCGGCGCGGATTTGCCGCCGCGATGCAGGCGCGCGTGGCAGCGGGCGGAGCTGCCGTGATCGCCGAGGTGAAAAAGGCCAGCCCCTCCAAAGGCGTGTTGCGCGCGGATTTCCTTCCTGCCGACATCGCCGCAAGCTACGCCAGCCATGGCGCGACCTGCTTGTCGGTTCTCACCGATCGTGACTACTTTCAGGGCGCGCCCGAATATCTGGTGCAGGCGCGTGCGGCCTGCACCTTGCCGGTGCTGCGCAAAGACTTCATCGTCGACGCCTACCAAGTGGCCGAGTCGGCGGCCATGGGAGCCGACTGCATCCTGCTGATCGCCGCTGCGCTGAGCGACACGCAAATGCAGGAACTGGAAGATTGCGCCCTGACATACGGCCTCGACGTGCTGGTCGAAGTGCACGACCGCGGCGAACTCGACCGCGCCCTGTCGCGGCGCACGCCCCTGATCGGCGTGAACAATCGCAATCTGCGCACATTCGAAACCCGCTTGGAAACCACGCTCGAACTGCTTGCCGCCATGCCGGCTGGCCGCCTGGTGGTCACGGAGAGCGGCATCCTGTCCCCTGCAGACGCCGCCAGGATGCGCGCCGGCGGAGTTCACGCCTTCCTCGTGGGCGAAGCCTTCATGCGAGCGCCTGATCCCGGGCGCGCACTGGCGAACTTCTTTGCCACCCGCGAACCTGCTTGA
- a CDS encoding aminodeoxychorismate/anthranilate synthase component II, whose protein sequence is MLLMIDNYDSFTFNLVQYFGELGQDVRTIRNDELTLAEIAALAPERIVISPGPCSPAEAGVSVAVLQHFAGRLPILGVCLGHQAIGAAFGGQVVRAQTIMHGKTSAISHDGRGVFDGLPSPYTVVRYHSLAIARDTLPACLEITATTEDGEIMGVRHRQYAIEGVQFHPESIETEHGHRLLQNFLRPSAH, encoded by the coding sequence ATGCTGCTGATGATCGACAACTACGACAGTTTCACCTTCAACCTGGTGCAGTACTTCGGCGAACTCGGCCAGGACGTACGCACCATTCGCAACGACGAACTCACCCTGGCCGAGATCGCGGCGCTGGCGCCCGAGCGCATCGTCATCTCCCCAGGCCCCTGCTCCCCGGCCGAGGCGGGCGTGAGCGTGGCGGTGCTGCAGCACTTTGCCGGGCGGCTTCCCATCCTCGGCGTCTGTCTGGGGCACCAGGCCATTGGCGCGGCTTTCGGCGGACAGGTGGTCCGCGCGCAGACCATCATGCACGGCAAGACCAGCGCCATCTCGCATGATGGCCGCGGCGTGTTCGACGGCCTGCCCAGCCCCTACACCGTGGTGCGCTACCACTCGCTGGCGATCGCCCGCGATACGTTGCCCGCCTGCCTGGAGATCACGGCCACGACCGAAGACGGCGAGATCATGGGCGTGCGCCACCGGCAGTACGCCATCGAAGGTGTGCAGTTCCATCCGGAATCCATCGAAACCGAGCATGGCCACCGCCTGCTGCAGAACTTCCTGCGTCCGTCCGCGCACTAA
- the trpD gene encoding anthranilate phosphoribosyltransferase, with translation MPITNQEALVRVIEHREIFHDEMLALMRRIMTGEMSPVMMAGLIAGLRVKKETIGEITAAAMVMREFATKVPVADATHLVDIVGTGGDAAHSFNISTTSMFVAAAAGARVAKHGGRSVSSASGSADVLEALGANIQLRPEQVAQCLADTGIGFMFAPNHHTAMKHAAPVRKELGVRTLFNILGPLTNPAGAPNQLLGVFHPDLVGILVRVLQRLGSQHVLVVHGLDGMDEVSLCGETMVGELKDGQILEYRIHPSDFGLKCCTLQDLQVKTPQESAGRMRLALDDVDGPVRDVVLFNAGCALYASGLAASLSDGLELARKAIATGQAREKLEAFVAYTRELAASVAASSAASA, from the coding sequence ATGCCTATCACCAATCAGGAAGCGCTGGTGCGCGTGATCGAGCACCGCGAGATTTTTCACGACGAGATGCTGGCGCTCATGCGCCGCATCATGACCGGGGAAATGTCGCCGGTCATGATGGCCGGGCTGATCGCCGGCCTGCGCGTGAAAAAGGAAACCATCGGCGAGATCACCGCCGCGGCCATGGTGATGCGCGAGTTCGCCACCAAGGTGCCGGTGGCCGACGCCACCCATCTGGTCGACATCGTCGGCACCGGCGGCGACGCTGCCCACAGCTTCAACATCTCCACCACCAGCATGTTCGTCGCCGCGGCCGCCGGCGCGCGCGTGGCCAAGCACGGCGGGCGCAGCGTGAGTTCCGCCAGCGGCTCGGCCGATGTGCTCGAAGCCTTGGGCGCCAACATCCAGCTCAGGCCCGAACAGGTGGCGCAGTGCCTGGCCGACACCGGCATCGGCTTCATGTTCGCCCCCAACCATCACACCGCGATGAAGCACGCCGCGCCGGTGCGCAAGGAGTTGGGCGTGCGCACCCTGTTCAACATCCTCGGGCCGCTGACCAACCCGGCCGGCGCACCCAACCAGCTGCTGGGCGTGTTCCACCCCGATCTCGTCGGCATTCTGGTGCGCGTGCTGCAGCGCCTGGGCAGCCAGCATGTGCTGGTGGTGCATGGGCTGGATGGCATGGATGAAGTCTCGCTGTGCGGCGAGACCATGGTCGGCGAGCTCAAGGACGGTCAAATTCTCGAATACCGCATCCACCCCTCCGACTTCGGCCTGAAATGCTGCACCTTGCAGGACTTGCAGGTGAAGACCCCGCAAGAATCGGCCGGGCGCATGCGCCTGGCGCTGGACGATGTGGACGGCCCGGTGCGCGATGTGGTGCTGTTCAACGCCGGCTGCGCGCTCTATGCATCAGGGCTCGCCGCCTCGCTGTCCGACGGCTTGGAACTGGCGCGCAAGGCCATCGCCACGGGCCAGGCACGCGAGAAACTCGAGGCCTTTGTGGCGTACACGCGCGAACTCGCTGCATCGGTTGCTGCTTCCAGCGCGGCTTCAGCATGA